From Pelotomaculum schinkii, the proteins below share one genomic window:
- a CDS encoding CC/Se motif family (seleno)protein, which produces MIKVEICKEARDYILKTTDAITVDLLMLGGUGGVVNEPAVSAGKPHAPEKFDEVIVDGIKVYIFKEAVSVPEGIKISLVGDWWIFHRLQVEGLIYEQPIAG; this is translated from the coding sequence ATGATCAAGGTCGAGATTTGTAAAGAAGCCAGAGACTATATTCTCAAAACGACTGATGCCATTACTGTGGACCTGTTAATGTTAGGCGGGTGAGGGGGCGTAGTTAATGAGCCTGCCGTGTCGGCAGGTAAACCGCATGCGCCCGAAAAATTTGACGAAGTTATTGTTGACGGGATTAAGGTTTATATTTTTAAGGAGGCCGTTAGTGTTCCGGAGGGGATTAAGATATCCCTGGTGGGCGATTGGTGGATATTCCATAGACTGCAGGTCGAAGGGCTGATCTATGAACAACCCATCGCAGGCTGA
- a CDS encoding ATP-binding protein: MTKNFQQKFLKKVKRAIYDYGMIENGDRIAVGFSGGKDSVTLLHALHLLRRSLPVKFELEAVFIKTGWPMDIPVLEDFCQSLNISFHVVETEIAKIVFEDREDDNPCAICSHLRRGALHSKALELDCSKIALGHHLDDVMETFFMSMIYTGQMRVFSPVTFLDRTGLTMIRPLVYHHVEEIVSYVESEKLPFIQNTCPANGFTNREVVKKFLADMVKRFPDFKARFLTSLKTFDQRHLWPDAMSKCSG; this comes from the coding sequence GTGACCAAAAACTTTCAACAGAAGTTTTTAAAAAAAGTCAAACGAGCTATCTATGATTACGGCATGATTGAAAACGGAGACAGGATAGCGGTGGGGTTCTCCGGCGGCAAGGATAGCGTCACCCTTCTGCATGCTCTTCACCTGCTAAGACGTTCGCTTCCTGTCAAGTTTGAACTGGAAGCAGTTTTTATTAAAACCGGTTGGCCGATGGATATACCGGTATTAGAAGACTTCTGCCAATCTCTAAATATATCTTTCCACGTTGTGGAAACGGAAATAGCCAAGATCGTGTTTGAGGACAGGGAGGATGACAATCCCTGCGCTATTTGCTCACACTTGCGCCGTGGAGCTTTACACAGTAAAGCGCTTGAACTTGACTGTAGCAAAATTGCCTTAGGCCATCACCTGGACGATGTAATGGAAACATTTTTTATGAGCATGATCTATACCGGGCAGATGCGCGTTTTTTCACCGGTTACCTTTCTTGACCGAACCGGTTTGACCATGATCAGGCCTCTGGTATACCATCACGTAGAGGAAATCGTTTCTTATGTGGAATCAGAGAAATTGCCATTTATCCAAAATACATGTCCTGCCAATGGTTTTACAAACAGGGAGGTAGTGAAGAAATTTCTTGCAGACATGGTCAAACGTTTCCCTGATTTTAAGGCTCGATTTCTCACTTCCCTCAAAACATTCGATCAGCGGCATTTATGGCCTGATGCCATGTCCAAGTGTTCCGGGTAA